A segment of the Acidobacteriota bacterium genome:
CTGATCCGGACCTCGTCCTTCCAGAACGCCACGCCCATGATCGGCTCGACGATCGTGATCCCCGCGTTCAGCCGCTCGAGGTCCTTGGCTTCGTGCGTCGCGCCGAGCAGGTTCGAATCGGTCGAGTACGCCTTCTCGACGCTCATCTTGTAGCCGAAGCCGGCCCGCTCCATGTACTCCGACATCTCCTTGCGGCCGCCCAGCTCGTCGATGAACGCTTGATCGAGCCAGGGCTTGTAGATGCGGAGGTTCGGGTTGGCGAGCAGACCGTAGCGATAGAACCGCTCGATGTCGTTGCCCTTGAAGGTGCTGCCGTCGCCCCAGACGTGCACGTCGTCTTCCTTCATCGCGACGACGAGCAGCGTGCCGGTGACGGCGCGGCCGATCGGCGTGGTGTTGAAGTAGGGCACGCCGGCCGTCGAGATGTGGAACGCCCCGCACTGGAGCGCCGCGAGGCCTTCAGAGACGAGCTGGGATCGGCAGTCGATCAGCCGTGCCAGTTCGGCGCCGTACTGGAGCGCCCGCCGCGGGATGTCGTCGTAGTCGGGCTCGTCGGGCTGGCCGAGGTTGGCGGTGTAGGCATAGGGGATGGCGCCCTTCTGCCGCATCCAGTGAATGGCGGCGCTCGTATCGAGGCCGCCGGAGAACGCGATGCCGACCTTCTGGCCGATCGGGAGGCTCTGGAGAATAGAGGACACGGCCCAACATCTTAGCCGGTCGGCGATCGATGCCGGGTGCCGTGTCGGTCAGCGGCCGGTGTCCGGCGCTGTCGACGTCAGGATCGCTTGGCGGCGGGCTCGGTCGCGGCCTTCTTCCGCCGGGTCTTCGCGGGCTTCACCGGCGCAGGCTCGTCGGTCTTCGACAGGGTGACTTTGTCGGTGATGAACCGGCGGCGGCCGTGGAGGTCGAACTCGATCACCGTGTAGCGCTCGTCGGACGACATCACCGTGCCGGCGCCGTAGTTCGGTTGCGTGACGCGGCTGTCCTTCGCGAATGGCTTCATTGCCCGCCTCC
Coding sequences within it:
- the argG gene encoding argininosuccinate synthase, producing the protein MSSILQSLPIGQKVGIAFSGGLDTSAAIHWMRQKGAIPYAYTANLGQPDEPDYDDIPRRALQYGAELARLIDCRSQLVSEGLAALQCGAFHISTAGVPYFNTTPIGRAVTGTLLVVAMKEDDVHVWGDGSTFKGNDIERFYRYGLLANPNLRIYKPWLDQAFIDELGGRKEMSEYMERAGFGYKMSVEKAYSTDSNLLGATHEAKDLERLNAGITIVEPIMGVAFWKDEVRIRPETVTVTFEEGRPVALNGMTYPDLVALMLDANAIGGRHGLGMSDQIENRIIEAKSRGIYEAPGMALLFIAYERLVTGIHNEDTIEQYRENGRRLGRLLYQGRWFDPQSMMLRETAQRWVARAVTGDVTLELRRGNDYSILDTTSPNLTYKPERLTMEKGESVFSPQDRIGQLTMRNLDITDTRDKLLVYTKAGLLAQPGESAIPLLPAAAKPEKAD